The genomic stretch TCGACGTCAAAGAAGGCCAATCGATGTTGACATTGAGGTTTTCAAGTCTCGGGGCATCAACGAAAAACTTGCAGTCGAGATTATCAGTTGTTAACGTCTTCAGCTGAGGTGCGGAGATGTTAAGTTCCAAAACATCTCCACCCACGTTTTCAACTATAGTCAAATCTTCAAGAGCAGGGCAGTTCAGAAAGATCTTTACCCTTCTCTCATTAATATAGTCCCGAAACGTAACATGAAGGTACTTGAGGCTTGGGAAACAACCTGATGTAGATGGACTATAGGTAAGACAATTTGTGTCCAACTTCAGACTCACCAATGATCTGCACTGGAAAACGCTAGGAGGCATTTCAAATTTCTCGAAGGAATCATAATTATTATTACTAAACAAATAAAGATCAAGGTCAATGACATTGTTTTTTATGGCAGTGGATATCCATCTATGAATGCGAGAGAAATCTTCATCTTTGAAAGCGAAAGAGTGACAGTGAAGACATAGTCTTCTAATGTTGCATGATGAGCCGCATAATTTAATCACGCAGTCAACAAATCTCATAAACCTCGTTTGTTGTTGAGGTCCAGAAGAAAAATCTCTGCTATCAAACTGTAGGCTAATGGGAGCACTGGTACACCATACGTTGTTCCATCTTGTAGACAAAATCGTGGTCCGCACGGCATGTAAAGTTGGAAGGAACGAAAGTAAGTGACAAAGAATTGCATCCGGTAATTCACTGATCCTATCTCCAGGAGGAGTTTGGCGTTTTGCTTTCGAATCCATTGCTCCTTAAAGACGATCTTGTTGGTTTTGGAGTTCTGATCATACGAACATATGAATGGTATATATAGGCTAAAGACTAAGTTAGAGTTATCGGTTTTCTTGTAGTCCGGTTAGAGATTAAGTCCAACACATCTAAGGGCTTACTTGTGAAACAAGGGATTAAAATTAGCGAGAGAACTAACTCCTTGCGGTATTGGTATATTTAAATTTGATACCGATCCTATATAGATATATATCCGGATTACGTACTGTGTGAGAAAGTAAAggaatttggagctaaaattatttattcaaaatcAATGAAATCTTTGTAAGTTAGTCATATATCAGTGATCGATTATTGTTTTGAACCTcaataaaatattttgattaattagGCACAAATTAACGAGCAATGCTATAGTGAGAAAGTGACTCTTCTACCCttctctctttcactttgctacTCTCCCCGTGCAAGAACTTCCAcccaacaaattaaatttaccaaaataattgaattaaCACCCCACACTACAAAAAAATGGGCCTTTTTGGACGGACAAAAAGCGTTGCGAAAGCGGCTAAAAGCGTCGCAATAGTCCTTTTACGACAGGCCTGCGACGGGTAGCAACGCGTCGCAACAAAGTGGCGTCGTAAATGTTTGGTCGATTATATACAACGCTTTAAGCGCGTCGCAAATAGTATTAACTACGGATTTGCGACGTCAACTTACGCGTCGCAAATAAGTGGCCTCaggtttataaaaataaaaaaaataaatggatcGTCAAATGAGATGCCACAATGATATTATTTTTAACAGCTTCACCAAATTGTTTCATTTGAAATTCTACTGCAGGTTCAAActtaaataaaatccaaaagCATTGATATAATTCAtaattcacaaaacaaaaaaacacttatttggtttctttgatattaaagaaaatatttcacttcCAGTATTTAAACATTTATACCGTCTACAATCCTACAGGAAATATGTCACTCCTTGCTAGGAAGTTAGTTCGACAACTAACTTCCTCCCCTCGAACCTGCGAGAAATTATGTCACCCCTTGCAGCAGCTCTACTCTCAGTCCTTTGAATAGAGGCTCAAATTAAAACAGAGGTATGTCCACCTCGGCAACAGTGCAAGAATTAGAGTTATTACAAACACAAAGTCTGCAAataatttgggaaacaaaaagaaaagaaatgcatCTCTGCTCACCAATCGGAGGTACGAGTGTTCTTGAAATACAATCGAATGTGAAAGTTACCGAGTTGAACACCAATAAACTAGGCAAGCGCTCCAAAAGGCCCATCACCACGAACAAAGAATCTGCAGTCAGAAGCACAGGATGGGCATTAAAACCATGAAAGAACACTTTCGTATAAGACAAGCTATGAACAAAAAAGAGTTCCCCTTTGCAGTAACAAGTGTGCACTCCCATCTGTGCAAACCATGCGAGAACATTTTCATATACATAGGCAACCAATTTGTGTAAACCATGATACAATCAAGACCAATCTTAGAACTTCACGAGCAATCCCCCTTCTTCcgtgtactttttattttggtaaaatgctgattgtaaaagaaaaaacatgacAAGATCCTATATGTTGGgatgcaaagaagaaaatatacgTATTCGATGCAGTGACATTCTTACAGGTAGATAATCTGGTTCCCTCTTCGTCAACTTACAAGCATCTGTATCATGTGTTGCGTACATCATCCGAATAATCCCTGAACATATATAAAAAACGCAAATGAAAAAACAACAATCTTATTTCATTGTAGCAATACAAATCAAGATAAGTAAGGGAAGGGGTAGCTATCTAAAACAAAGAACAATCTTATTTCATTCTAGCAATACAAATCAAGATTACTTCACTGTAGTACTATGGATCGACAACAGaacaaaaaacaagaatgaaGTGGAACCCTGATTCGAATGACAAAAGCAAGACCCTAACTAGAATAATAACTATCTAAAAACAAAGAAGCAAAGCAGCTTAAGATAGCAAAAAATACTCACCGAGATGATCTtcaattcttttcaatttactacACCAGTAATGACTCTGTTGCCCAAAAAATCAGTGAACGAATATAGTACTAGTTCACCCATGAGGATAGCAGTTTATACAATCCAAAACCTAGACCTTGGAAGCACCATTCCGCCCTCCACGACAGCACAAATACAACTTATAGAACTcgctattttttcttttgccttGTAAAGTTGGGCTATTTCAAGAAACCCCAGCAGCAAGTTACTTACTTGTACTCCACATACGACATTTTCGAGAGCCTGAGCAAGTTAAAGCCATAGGAAAAGGGTTGTATAAATATACACATATCTACCCAGCATAATTAAGATTAAGGAACATACCATCTCGGGCATAACCTCAACCACAACGCGTTCTACAACTCGAGCTCACCGATACTTTGGCCAGAATCCGCGATCGCTAACTCACTTTTCattgccactacttagacgtaTTACATATAAACCCCATGAATTAATACAACTACAATGTCCGAACTTTCAGGACTCGTAAAATCAGTCATATAAACAACATTATGTGAGGTTTACTTTAACAGACAATGCAAGTAAACAGAGCCAGCGGAGAAAACTAACCTTTGAATTTATTAACCAACCATTTCGCTCCTCCTTCGACACTGGCTTGCAATGACTAATCATCACACAAACAATGTTAGCGAAAGGAATGtcataaaaccaaaaacccCAAATTCTCCAAAGTATTAATCTTGACAATTAACATATAGTATCAATCACTATTCAGATTTAACAAAACAacaattaaatgaaaaattaatctaAATACGATTACGAAAGTGGGTTCCACACAAAAAATTCAGATTGTGTAAAGAAATCAACTTTGTGAACCAAAATCCTGAATCAGATTAAAATACTCAATTGAAtaccataattaaattaaattgagaTCCACAGATTCCTTTCCTTCTTCGAATCATTCGCTGTTCTggtcttttttttcttgttaggTGTTGTGGTGATAGAACATGAATAAAATCTCAATCGCATGTGGTTTTTTTCGTACGGATTTTGATTTTAAAGTTAAATTGATCAAATGGGTGTTGCTTAATTTTCGATTTTAGTAGAACCCATGTCTCGAAATCGATAAATTCATGCATAAATGCAGGGATTTGGGTAAGGGTAATGCTTTGGTGCTTGTTTGTCTTGAAGTTTCCGGAATTAGATAGAGGTATCGAAATGTGCGAATAGATCAAGTTATTTGATCATTCATTAGGGTTTGAGCTGCTTTTCGTGTGGAAAAAAGTATGCATTGTTGGGAATTATTTGCATGAGATCGCCAGAGCACGACAAACGAAGAATGTTCTTGATCGGAAATTCTCTCCTACAGACCCTAATGGTGCGCATAAGAGACTAGATCGTCCTTGACGTAGGTTGCAAAGTAGTACACGTAGCTAAAACAGTTGGGAGAGTTCATCTAAACACAATACTACAAAAGTAATGTCTTACAAGAGGTAGTTTGACCAAGTGTTCATCCTCTGTAATTATCTACACGAGTAGAAAACTACTATTTCTAAAACAAGAAGGGGCTAACAAGTgcattataaataaagaaacaagtGCAAAAACATTAAATGTTGTATGCTCAACATTTTATCTCCCTCGTTCTTTCTTGGCGGGAAAAACTCAATTTTGGTATTATAACCTAAAATTACATTGCAAGTTTATTTTAAACTTACTTACATAGAAGACCCAAACTCAAGTCTCATAAGAACCCCAATTTTGCTTCCAAATACCTAACAATGCATACTTTTTTCACACCAATAGCAACTTAAAGGCTAATGAATGATCAAATAATTTGCTTTATGGATGCGTTTTGATTCCTCTATCTAATTCCGGAAACTTAGAGACAATTGTCCATCAAAGAAACTACCCTTATTCAAATGGGCAAAAACATTAAATGTTGTATGATCAACATTTTAGCTTCTAGTTCTTTCTAACTTTACCAAAAATTGAAAGCGGTGAAATACGTTTCATCGAAAGATAGGGCGTGCTATGAAAAACCAGACgccaaattaaaaattttggggAGGGTGTCGTATCAAATGTCATCTTTTGCGACATTACCTAAAGTAGAGTCGCAAaagtttttttccaaaaaaccTTACGATCTATATTACTAAGAATTTGCGATGGTTgtgttgtgacatcccacatcgcccaggggagtgatccttatatgtatattcccatctccacctagcacgaggcctttcgggagctcactggtttcgggtttcgtaggaactccgaagttaagcgagtagagcacgagagcattcctaggatgggtgacccatcggaaagttatcgtgtgagttcccaaaaacaaaaacgtgagggcatggtcggggcacaaagcgaacaatatcgtgctacggtggagtcgagcccgggatgtggtgggggcccggaccgggatgtgacgtGTGTGCTCTGTCGCAAATAGAGGGTCGCAAAAGAGTCTTTTTCTTGTAGTGCCAAGACCCGATCTCTCCCTCTCAACCATTGTCTGAGCCAAATCTCATTtggtattaatattatattgaattttgtTGTAGGTCTATTTAACTGAAAAATTATAGGGTGGGAGAGAAAGCGGTGCGGTGTAAGGATCAAATACCAATTCCCCCCACCCCTCCCCCCaccaaaaaaaagagaggatgTATTATGTAGAGTGATTGGATATGATTTGGTTTGGTAGGTCGGTTtcatttgtaattttctttttctttttttcaatttaaatattgttCCTCTTGGAATGCGGAAGAATGTGAAAGTTATTTTTTGGGGGATTTTAGTTGGATGAAGACAGAGTTCAGGGTTTGGGATGTTGGGCGGAAGAGAGATTGGATTTTGGCTTGTTTTAgtttagggtaatgctaggtaAACTTAATTTGTACATAAAATTTTGCAAACTCAATGGCATGGAAGACAATGGTTGATTATTACATAAGCACTGATAAACGTGGTATCtcctattgatgacacatcatttagtttacaaactaaataaatGACATGGAAGGTGATGATTGAGTTGTTACTGAaacattgataaacgtgctcgttcctattgatgacacatcatttagtttacaaatttagtctccctagcatcgCCCTTTAGTTGAAGCCCACTACTAATCTAGTAATTATGTAAACCATTTACCCGCGAATGTGGAAATTGATTTGTGCAATATAAGCATAGATCTGGGTATAGACACGAGTTTATGCAATAATACTAGgcagaaaaataatatttcaacTAGGAACATTATAGAAGATGCTTAGCTTCGCACAATATAGAGATTAGCCCATTTTCGGGAAGAACATGGAATGGTAAAGGATCCAGCATGCGGAACAGTGAATTTCAAACGGAAATCGAGAGATGGGTTCAAAGTGTTATCTAATTGCTCACAAATAATGAATGCATTGACGATTTGCATTAATATGAATAACATAATAGACGAATTTCCAAGTTCGAAATACCCATTTCATGTTAACTTTTAAGAATCAAAACGACTTCTTTTCTTGCATTGTAAGGCGACCGCGACGGAGATGGATATGGAGATGCCTAATCATCAATCCCGGCTCTTGGTCTTGGCGATATAATTTGCTTCAACCACAGTGGCAAACTCCGGAGTTCCATTGTTTGCATTCAACGATAAGTCGAATTTATCTGTATAAATGCCGGTGACCTCCTATAATTagaaatataaatcaaaattaattaaggaGGTATATAGAAACATAATAAGGTGAGTAAATATTCATTCACTGAAACAAATAACAAGCTAAATGGGCATTAAAGCAAACAAATCAATCAAGGTGGGGAGGAATAAGTATATCTCACTATCTCGTCCCCAGAAAGGGCAGAATCAATCAGATCATTCGATACTATCACTTCCACGCATCTCGGAAGTCGACATGCAGGCACACTTCCGGAGCTCTCTTGGAGTGTGAGTATCTGATAATTCCTGGACGACGATGTTGCCTAATGCAAGAAACAAACGGAATTGAATAATTTAAACACTTTCAACCTCTTTCTGCCAAATGATTTCAGAAGCATTTTTTGTTGttagaaagttttttttttttagctaaaaaCAAGGCAAGGTTTTGTATTTTTACTCGTTCTAAAACACTACCAAACAAGGCCTAATTAATTACCTGTTGCAACTTAGGAAATATGTTAGAGCATCGGGTCACAAGCCCTCGAATGCAAATCAAGGCATCCAAATGGGTTTCGCTGCGTTCAACAACATCATGTTAGAGATTCGGgaacaaaattgaaatcaatATCATCAAAAAAGACGGACAATAGCCACTAAAGTAAAATTGGTTGCCCAAAGGCAAGGTGAAAAAATGAGAGTGGTTGTTCCATAAATACCTAATGTTGCGAATGGAAACGCACTTGCGGAGGTTGGTTATGCGAACGTAGATGCTTGGATGGACATTTTTGTAGTTTGGGTGTAAATTAAGCACAACATTTTTGGCAGCATCTTCAAAGGTTTCCAGAATAAGTCGGGGGGATTTGATCATCCAACGGGCAATTTGGATTTGAACGGGGAGAAGCTGCTCGTAATTGATCACCAGACTACACTTGTTGGCTGCAACAAAACAAATGGAGCATAAATCTTTTATCTTTGTGATCCAGATTTTTAAGAGGGACAATATAcatatacttatatatatatatatatatatatatatatattgatgttTACCTGACACCATCTGATTGATGAGGCGCACGTACTCAACTTCAGTTTCATCATGCTGCTGCTGAACATTTTTACTGTGATGATTGACAAAGGTGAGtagaaattttttgaatttctcaGCTATAAATCTTCGCACTTCATCTTTAGCAACCCACTCTTTGATCGTCCCCTCAGGAAATAACATCTTCTCAAACTTGAGATCTTGGCCGAACTCGAAGCAGTAGTACTGGTCGCAGTGGTATTCGTCTCCAAAGTAGTCGTCCTCTTCCTCGATGCCGCTAAAGTATCCGTCGTCGTCGTCAACATTGTCGTCGTCGCTAATGTATTCGTCCTCATCGAAATCCATGATTAGCTGGTCATGCCCATTCATTCCTACTGCCATGCGTTGCATGCATAATCATTAGCTTTCAGTATTCTTAGAGAAAGCTGAATAATCACGACTTAGCGAAAACTtgaaaagcaaacaaacaatatgtttaaccctaaaccctatatatACTCTCCCTCGGAACTAGTGGAAGCCCATATGCTCAAACCGTTCAATATCCCTTAAGATCCTCCAGCGGTTAAAATTCAAGAAATCTAAAATATTTGTTAGTATATCTAAAAATCTCGGAAGAGGTAGTGTTGAAGATTTCacaatcaattcatatcaaaaCATCGGGTACGTACTACAATCagaattacaaaataataacaataacaattaaaaacaaggagagagagagagagagagagagagagagagagagggagtaaTTATTTAAGTGTTACGCACTGTTAGCATGTGAAGATGGTGTGGTGCGGTGCTGCAGCTGATCGATCGGTTTTGATCAACCCTTTGCTCCTTCTGAAAACTGTGACTGAGAAGCTAGCGGAATCCAGATGATGTGATCAATTTCTTTAGCCTTAAGTTAGGGTTTTCAAGTCCAAGGAGGGAGAGATTAATTAAAGTCCTTTAAGAGTCAGGAGTTTTGATTGATGTTGGGACCCCTCCAATAAGCTTTATACGCCCGAGGTCCTCATTCCATTTAGTTTACTCTCCTAATCCAactcaacctttttttttaattttttttttctttttccgtcTCTTTTTCGAGGATGGGGACATATTTGCAGTGGCACTAGAGCCAAGAAAACTCTCACCTCACCGAAGTTCGATTCCCCCCATCCTCAAATCTAACtaatgaccttttttttttcttttttttttttttttttttaaatcccttTCTATCACCAATTCGAGACGAACAGTCGAAGTAGAAGGATCATCAATGCGGAAACAATCTGAATTAAATTGCTCTCAAAATCAATATTTAGTAAACCTTTTTGATAACCAATTCGAGACCAAAGCCAGGCAAAAGGGCCACGTTTTGTACCCAGCTCGAAGGATCAGAGCTTCAGCAGAGAGAGGAGCTGAGTATGGAGAAGTCACTAACCGCCTTTGTACCCAGCTCGAAGGAGAGACGGTTATCCACGTGGAACCGGCTGCAACGGATTTGATATTTTGCAATTGGTGTACCGTTTTGGTTTCCTAAATGTAAGTGACCTAtcttaaattgttttaaaattttaaattcgtttataatacattttttttatgatttgttAAAATTGTTTCTCTTAAAACTCTGCAAAACCAATATAGACGTACATGCATGTTTTTCACGTTATTTTCATATGTACTGAGTTTTGTCGATTCTTCAAATCTTTATTCATAGTTTGGTGTGGAAGCATATTTTTCAATCTTGATATGTATTTCAGACTGCTCTAATGCAGGTGGTCAAAGTTTCAAATTCGTATGTAAGTGCAGCAAGCACACTACCTCGAAAAATTACTGACCTAATCAACGTATGTGAGCTTATTATGTAAATTTCCACACTTCATCCATCCCTAACCACGCAAGGAGAGTTTCTTTTTACCAAAAACGTTTGCTTCTATCTCTTTGTGGTACATGTTTGAACATATGTTTTCGTAACTAGACCTCCAAAACGGTAATTATTAGGCACATGCACGTACAAGGTCTAGATCTCGACTCGA from Pyrus communis chromosome 7, drPyrComm1.1, whole genome shotgun sequence encodes the following:
- the LOC137739206 gene encoding F-box/FBD/LRR-repeat protein At5g22660-like, which translates into the protein MDSKAKRQTPPGDRISELPDAILCHLLSFLPTLHAVRTTILSTRWNNVWCTSAPISLQFDSRDFSSGPQQQTRFMRFVDCVIKLCGSSCNIRRLCLHCHSFAFKDEDFSRIHRWISTAIKNNVIDLDLYLFSNNNYDSFEKFEMPPSVFQCRSLVSLKLDTNCLTYSPSTSGCFPSLKYLHVTFRDYINERRVKIFLNCPALEDLTIVENVGGDVLELNISAPQLKTLTTDNLDCKFFVDAPRLENLNVNIDWPSLTSNYVLDNSKSLVKAKVHVKYIAPKHKHRYPSYVPNISKLLAGTSSVKYLTFLAPQYLEARYLPDYENLNQLELDLRCFCWDLVIELLKKCPSMKHLILNLHRTAWNHDYKPVNPPTLVPGCLSSHLKTVSMRGFHGEQEEVQVLKYLLNYGEVLNKITISTRNFVGNPACLTKEDLCKEILLFQKGSETCQVEVI
- the LOC137739208 gene encoding DNA replication licensing factor MCM2-like encodes the protein MAVGMNGHDQLIMDFDEDEYISDDDNVDDDDGYFSGIEEEDDYFGDEYHCDQYYCFEFGQDLKFEKMLFPEGTIKEWVAKDEVRRFIAEKFKKFLLTFVNHHSKNVQQQHDETEVEYVRLINQMVSANKCSLVINYEQLLPVQIQIARWMIKSPRLILETFEDAAKNVVLNLHPNYKNVHPSIYVRITNLRKCVSIRNISETHLDALICIRGLVTRCSNIFPKLQQATSSSRNYQILTLQESSGSVPACRLPRCVEVIVSNDLIDSALSGDEIEVTGIYTDKFDLSLNANNGTPEFATVVEANYIAKTKSRD